The genomic interval TATCTTCAGATTCCTTTCAAGTTTTAAGGCCTTTTCTATACCCTCGAAGGCGTTCTTGAAAGATTTCAGAACGTTACTCGAATCCCGCCGCAAGCCTTTTCCACACCCTCTCTGTCTTTATCTTGAACTGCTTTTCGAACATGTTGTAACCCATTTCCAGAGCTCTCAAGTTTATCTCCCATAGAGATCTTTTTATATGATCTCTCAGCGATCTCTTCAGAGATTCCAGTTTCACTATGTTGCAAACCTTCGCAAGCACTCCCACCATTATCATGTTAGAGACCAACGGGGCGTTGAAACTCGATATGGCTTTCTCCGTTGCAGGGACAAACAGTATCTTTCGGGTGATCCTTCTCACAAAATCGGGGATGTTTTTCACCAGCGTTTGATCCAGCAACAATACTCCGTTCACTTTGATCGAACGATAGAGCTCGTCCATCGCTTTCTGGTGCATCATACACGCAACGTCGAAGTACTCGGCTTCCGGATAATCTATGGGATTGTCGTCGAACAGCACATCACAGTAACTCACATCCCCTCTTACTTGAGCTGTGTAAGACTGTGTCTGGATAACCCATTTTCCCTCATAAACGAGGGCCTTTGAGAGTATCAAACCGGCCAGGATGTTTCCCTGCCCACTGATTCCCGCTATCCTGATAGACACGGGTTCGGTCATTCCATCGCACCCTCTCGTCTTGTCAATCGTCTGTAAACCGCCAGGAAATCGTCTTTTTCTTCATCACGGAAGATCCCTATTTTTATTTTACCTTCCTCAGGCCGCTCGAGAAAACAAGTGTTGTTTTTGAGGTACTCCATCATTTGATAGGGCTCTGGCATCCCGTTATACCTTCCAAAGTAAGTGTGACAATTTGTCAGAACGTCGACCACGGATATTCCTTTATGCTTGAGTGCCTTCTTCAAGATTTCAACGAGATGATCGTAGTGATACACGGTACTTCTCGCAACGAAGGTAGCCCCGGCCGAAAGGGCTAATTCAACCACATCGAGTGGCTCCACGAACGAACCCATTGGAGTGGTGGTAGTCTGGTGATAAATAGGGGTGGTAGAGGAAACCTGTCCCCCAGTCATACCGTAGATCATGTTGTTGAAGATAATGACGGTTATGTCTATGTTCCGCCTGCAGGCGTGAATGAAATGGTTCCCCCCTATAGATACGATGTCTCCGTCTCCTCCCATGACTATCACTTCAAACTCGGGTTTTGCCAGCTTCACACCAGTCGCGAAAGCTATTGCTCTTCCGTGGAGTGTATGGAGCGTGTTGAAATCAAGATATCCCGTTGCCCGCGATGAACATCCAATACCAGAGATAACTGCCACCTTCTCTTTTGGAAAGGATAGGGAGTCCACTGCATCCAGAAAGGCTTTCAGGACTATTCCGTTTCCACACCCCGGACACCAGACACTGGGCCATCTACCTGGTCTCAGATAGGAGATGAGTTTTCTTACTCTCATGTCCTTTCACCTTCAAAGTGGACACTCTCCACCCCGGTGAGTTTGAAAAAAAAGTCTGTCAGAGGGTCCGGGTAATCCTCTTCATAGACGACCCGCTTTATACCTGCGTTCACCAGAAGCCTTGCACAGATCGAACACGGTTTATGTGTCACGTAGATGGTGGCACCATTTACCGCTATACCGAATTTGGCAGCTTGCATGAGGGCGTTCTGCTCTGCATGAAGTGCGTAACAGATCTCCTGATGTTCTCCAGAATTTATGTCCAAATCATCACGAATACACCCTATTTCGTTGCAGTGGGGGAATTTCGAAGGGGGCTGGTTGTACCCGGTGGCAAGAATTCGGTGGTCTTTCACGATCACAGCACCCACTTTTCTATGGACACAGGTCGATCTTTCACTGACCATCCTGGCTATACGCATAAAGTAGGAGTCCCAGGATTCTCTATTGTCTGGTTTTTTCTCCATTTTCAGATTGTTCAGATACCCCACCAATCTATCCTTCACACGATCACCCTCTAGGAATTGTATCATAGACAAAGGGGCTTCACACCCTCGGCTTTTTATAGTATAATTGTAATCCCAACCACTGAAGAGAGGACAGGAAGAAAGAATTTCTTCTGCTGAGGGCACATCATCCTATGGCTTCCCACCCCTTCTTTCCCGTTCCGATTCTGATGCAGTCCAGTAAATCCAGAACGAAAATTTTTCCGTTTCCTATGTTCCCTACTCTTGTTCCCTTTTGAATCGCCTCAATGGTTGGTTCAACAAAATCTTCGTTGATCGCTATCAAAAGCATTACTTTCTTGAGAAGGTTCACTTCTTCTATTTCACCTCGATACGTCTCTACATAGCCTTTTTGCGTTCTCCAGGCACCGTTGACACCGTGGACAGATATGGCACCGACGGGGTGTCGATCTTCAAAACTTTGTCGAAAAATTCAACGGAGAAGACGACAATCATACCACCGATTGCTCCTATGATCAAAGAACTCACAGGAGATACCACAGCGCACGGTGCGGTGATGGCAATGGGATCTGAAAGCGCCCCGTTCATGGTCATACTCGCACCTGGCTTTCCGAAGTGAAGCCACACAGTGATCATCATGGCCAGTGCTCCCGATGCGGCAGCAAGGTTGGTATTCAATATGATCATCCCTATCGCACCGTTCGTTCCAGCAAAGGTACTTCCTCCGTTGAATCCGAACCATCCAAACCACAGGATAAAGGCCCCAAGTGCCGCAAGAGGAATGTTGTGACCGGAAATGGGTCCAGGATTACCCTGACTGTCGTACTTTCCGAATTTAGAACCCAGAAGGGCAGCTTCCATCATGGCGCCCCATCCACCAACAGAGTGGACGACGATGGGATCCGCGAAATCGATGAAGCCTCTTTGATGGAAGGATCGAAAGTGAGAGGGTGTTTCCCAAACATCATCCAGTATCCAAACATGAGGAAGATCACGGAATCGATTGAGAAGTCCATGAAGTTTTCCATGATCACTTTACCGTGTTCTCCGTGCAAGTGAAACCAGATTCCACCATGGCGAAGCCTGCTTGCATAAAGAAGAAGAACAGCGCAGCAGAAACGAGAAGCCAGACCATATCCAAAGACCATCCAACGCCGGTGCTTCTGTTTCAGGCGAAACTGAGAGAGATCAAGGTGAGGATCAACAGTAGAAAGAGAACTCTTCTACGCATAAAAAGCACTTCCTCTAAACAAATTTATTGTACGTGAATAAAATTAATATAACAAATTCTTCATAATAAGAACTTAAAACGCACAGCCCTGGAATTCTTTTTGAAGGTGCAAATCCCATGTGTAACCTGGTTATTTTTTTTTGTATTTCTCGGCAGAGATTCGTCGAGGAATTTTTATATGGTTTAATAGTATCAGCTACCCAGGCGAGCGTCAATTATGAGAATGTTTCAATCATGTTGGGGGATGTGTTAACTCAATGGGTATAATCATTTGGGAGGGATCGATATGGCAGGCAAGTTGACTGTAATCACAGGTCCCATGTACTCGGGAAAAACGACCGAGCTTCTTTCCTTCGTAGAGATATACAGGCTGGGAAGAAAAGAAGTCGCCGTTTTCAAACCGGAGATCGACAATAGATATCACTCAACGATGATCGTTTCTCACTCTGGTGATGGCGTGGAAGCGTTCGCAATAAAAAAATCCAAAGAAATACTGGAGTACATCGATCAAAAAACCAAAGGAGTTTTTATAGACGAAGTACAGTTTTTTGACACCGAACTGTTCGACGTGGTAAAGGAGCTTCTGGATAAAGGAATCGATGTGTTCTGTGCAGGACTCGATCTTACTCATAAGCAGAATCCCTTTGAAACAACCTCTCTTCTACTCAGTCTCGCGGACACTGTGATCAAGAAGAAAGCGGTTTGTCATCGATGCGGCGAATACAACGCTACACTCACATTGAAGATAGCAGGTGGTGAAGAGGAAATCGACGTTGGTGGGCAGGAAAAGTACATAGCGGTCTGCAGGAATTGTTACAACACGCTCAAAGGATGAGCTTGAACGTACTGCCTTTGCCTTCTTCACTTTCCAGAATTATTTTTGCTTTCAGTCTAGTGGCGAGTTCCTTCACTATAGAAAGGCCAAGGCCAGATCCCTCTGTGTTTCGAGAAAGCCTGTAGAACCTCTCGAAAATCTTCTTCTGTTCCCTCTTCGGTATTCCAGGTCCCGTGTCTTTCACGTATATCGTTAACCTGCCATCATCATGGGCACCGACGATCACCTCTCCTTTTTCCGTGAATTTTATAGCATTGTCTATCAGGTTTTCCAGCACAACCCTCAAGACGTCTTTTTCTACTTCCACGAACAGACTGTCCGGACACTCGATTTTCAGTTTCAGGCCCTTTGCTTCTGCTCTCGGCACAAACGCTTCCACTATCTCACCCAGGAACTCTCTGAGGTTTATCCTTTCCTTCACAGCGTTCTTGAACGTCTCACCGCTTCTCACAAGAAGAAGAAGCTGCTCAACCTGTTTTTTCATCTTTTCTACGTTCTTTTCCATGATCGAGAGCTTATTTTTCACTTCGTCAGGCACGTTTTCCTGGTATTTTAGTACATCGAGGCTGGTTTTCAGAACGGAAAGAGGTGTTTTCAACTCGTGAGAAGCGTCCATCGAAAACCTCTTTAAACTATCGTAGGCATTTCTCACGGGAAGCAGTGCCAGTCTTGAAATAAAATACCCGAATATCCAGGCACTTCCCGCCGTGAGAACAAGCAAAAGAAGATACATGGACAGAAGCCTCCTACTACGCTCCATAAGGTCCGATATGTCTCTTCCCACTCTCAGAAAGATGACAGTGTCTCCCAAATCGATCCTCTTTGTGAACACCCTGTAGTTTCCTTCTGTGGAGAACCCTTCCTTTACAGGTACTTCAGGGGTATCTAACTGTTCACCGACTTCCAGAAACACCTCACCCGATGGAAATAGAAACTGGAAAGCCTCCCCGCGAGGAACGAATATGGGATTCAATCCTCCCATCATACGGAGCATCTTCATCATTCCGGGTGCTTTGAGTCTTCTTTCGATGAACTCTGCTGTTTTTATCAGGTCACCGTCGAACTGCCTGGTGATTCTGTTCTTCTCCACGATGAAAACGGCACCCGCGGCTGCCGCGACAACAAAGACAATAGAAAGCGTAAAGATGAGAGTCCATATGAGATGAGTTTTCCTGAAAGCCCTTTTCTCATTCGTCACGGACAACATAACCGATTCCCCTCACCGTGTGGATGATGCTCTTTTTGAAACCTCTGTCTATCTTCTTTCTCAAATTTTTTATGTGACTCCTGAGCGTATCAGAAAAGACAGAGTCATCAAAACTCCAGAGGTGCTCCTGTAACTCCTCCTTTGTAACCACTCTGTTTTTGTTCATCATGAGATACTCCAGTATCTGGTACTCCTTCCTTGTAAGAGATATCTCCCTTCCTCCTCTGAAGGCTTTCTTGGTAGCCGTATCCAGAATCAGATCTCCACAGACCAGCTTCATGTTTTTGTTCTCCGTTTTCCTTCTGACCAGAGCTTTCACTCGAGCGATGAGCTCTCTGAGATCGAAAGGCTTTGGGAGGTAATCGTCGGCTCCCATGTTGAGACCCTTCACACGGTACTCCACATCCGAAAGAGCCGTGAGCATCAAAACAGGTGTGTTTATACCCTTTTCCCTCATGGCCTTAAGGATTTCCCAGCCATCATGAATAGGAAGTAAGACATCCAGAATTACCACGTCGAAGGTTTCGTTCAAAGCCATATACATTCCCTCTTCACCGTCGTAGCAGACGTCGACTGTAAACATTTCTCTCCTCAAAGCCTCAGCGATCAAATTCGCGAGGTCCTTTTCATCTTCAACCAGAAGTACCCTCATCCTCATCACCTCAGTACTTTGATTCCTGAAAGATTCTACCAGTTCGAATGTGAAGAAAGTGTGTAAGTCTTTTCTCTTGAAATCTCCCTACCTTTGGTGTATAATTTGAAGCGCAGGAGTTTGGGAGGTCGTCTAACGGTAGGACGGCGGACTCTGGATCCGCTGGTGGAGGTTCGAGTCCTCCCCTCCCAGCCAGAGCAGGGGATACTTCGTATCCCCTGTTTTTTTGTACCCACACATCATT from Thermotoga sp. carries:
- a CDS encoding thymidine kinase, yielding MAGKLTVITGPMYSGKTTELLSFVEIYRLGRKEVAVFKPEIDNRYHSTMIVSHSGDGVEAFAIKKSKEILEYIDQKTKGVFIDEVQFFDTELFDVVKELLDKGIDVFCAGLDLTHKQNPFETTSLLLSLADTVIKKKAVCHRCGEYNATLTLKIAGGEEEIDVGGQEKYIAVCRNCYNTLKG
- a CDS encoding HAMP domain-containing sensor histidine kinase, which codes for MLSVTNEKRAFRKTHLIWTLIFTLSIVFVVAAAAGAVFIVEKNRITRQFDGDLIKTAEFIERRLKAPGMMKMLRMMGGLNPIFVPRGEAFQFLFPSGEVFLEVGEQLDTPEVPVKEGFSTEGNYRVFTKRIDLGDTVIFLRVGRDISDLMERSRRLLSMYLLLLVLTAGSAWIFGYFISRLALLPVRNAYDSLKRFSMDASHELKTPLSVLKTSLDVLKYQENVPDEVKNKLSIMEKNVEKMKKQVEQLLLLVRSGETFKNAVKERINLREFLGEIVEAFVPRAEAKGLKLKIECPDSLFVEVEKDVLRVVLENLIDNAIKFTEKGEVIVGAHDDGRLTIYVKDTGPGIPKREQKKIFERFYRLSRNTEGSGLGLSIVKELATRLKAKIILESEEGKGSTFKLIL
- a CDS encoding cytidine/deoxycytidylate deaminase family protein; this encodes MKDRLVGYLNNLKMEKKPDNRESWDSYFMRIARMVSERSTCVHRKVGAVIVKDHRILATGYNQPPSKFPHCNEIGCIRDDLDINSGEHQEICYALHAEQNALMQAAKFGIAVNGATIYVTHKPCSICARLLVNAGIKRVVYEEDYPDPLTDFFFKLTGVESVHFEGERT
- a CDS encoding P-II family nitrogen regulator, whose translation is MFRQSFEDRHPVGAISVHGVNGAWRTQKGYVETYRGEIEEVNLLKKVMLLIAINEDFVEPTIEAIQKGTRVGNIGNGKIFVLDLLDCIRIGTGKKGWEAIG
- a CDS encoding 2-oxoacid:ferredoxin oxidoreductase subunit beta, producing the protein MRVRKLISYLRPGRWPSVWCPGCGNGIVLKAFLDAVDSLSFPKEKVAVISGIGCSSRATGYLDFNTLHTLHGRAIAFATGVKLAKPEFEVIVMGGDGDIVSIGGNHFIHACRRNIDITVIIFNNMIYGMTGGQVSSTTPIYHQTTTTPMGSFVEPLDVVELALSAGATFVARSTVYHYDHLVEILKKALKHKGISVVDVLTNCHTYFGRYNGMPEPYQMMEYLKNNTCFLERPEEGKIKIGIFRDEEKDDFLAVYRRLTRREGAME
- a CDS encoding 2-oxoacid:acceptor oxidoreductase family protein; this translates as MTEPVSIRIAGISGQGNILAGLILSKALVYEGKWVIQTQSYTAQVRGDVSYCDVLFDDNPIDYPEAEYFDVACMMHQKAMDELYRSIKVNGVLLLDQTLVKNIPDFVRRITRKILFVPATEKAISSFNAPLVSNMIMVGVLAKVCNIVKLESLKRSLRDHIKRSLWEINLRALEMGYNMFEKQFKIKTERVWKRLAAGFE
- a CDS encoding response regulator transcription factor, coding for MRVLLVEDEKDLANLIAEALRREMFTVDVCYDGEEGMYMALNETFDVVILDVLLPIHDGWEILKAMREKGINTPVLMLTALSDVEYRVKGLNMGADDYLPKPFDLRELIARVKALVRRKTENKNMKLVCGDLILDTATKKAFRGGREISLTRKEYQILEYLMMNKNRVVTKEELQEHLWSFDDSVFSDTLRSHIKNLRKKIDRGFKKSIIHTVRGIGYVVRDE